The Candidatus Hydrogenedentota bacterium DNA window AAGCGTTTTGCGTGGCGCGCGCGCGCGCAATTGCGACGTTGGTGGGCGCGGCGTTGGTGGTTTCATTCGTCATGCTGCTCCTGGGTGTCGCGACGTTTCCCTTCATTGCGGCGATCGCCGTTGCATGGGCGGTCACGCGGCCGCTGTCCAAGGGCGTACGTAACGCGATTGCCGCTATTGACGAACCCAAACGGGAATTGGCCGTGTTGGCGATGGTCTTGGCGAGGCTCGAGCGCGAGCCTGTTGCAAGCGCGCGGCTCAAGGCATTGATGGCGCGCATTACTTCGCAAGGTCAATCGGCATCGGCGTGCATCGCGCGGCTGCACCGGCTGGCGACGTGGCACGAAGCGCGCAACAACCAACTTTTCACGCCTGTCGCGGCGTTGTTGTTGTGGGACGTTCAATTCGCCTGCGCATTCGAGACATGGCGTACGCGCCACGGAAACCATGTGTCGGATTGGCTGAATGCGGTCGGAGAATTAGAAGCGTTGTGTTCCATGAGCGCGTACGCCTACGAACATCCCCGCGATCCATTCCCGGAGATTGTGGAAGAGGGCCCGTTCTTTCACGGAGACGAGTTGGGACATCCGCTGCTGCCGTCGGCGACGCGCGTTTGTAACGGCGTCCGGCTCGATGCCACGACGCGCATGTGGGTGGTCAGCGGATCGAACATGTCGGGGAAAAGCACATTGCTGCGAACCGTGGGCATCAACGCGGTGTTGGCGCAAATGGGTGCGCCGGTGTGCGCGAAAAGCTTGCGAATCAGCCCGCTCACGATTGGCGCGACGCTGCGCATTCAAGATTCGATTCACGAAGGACGGTCGCGGTTCTACGCCGAGATCAAGCGGTTGCGCGCGGTGATGGACCTCACGAAGGAAGCAAAGCCGGTCCTGTTTCTATTTGACGAAATCCTGGCCGGCACCAACTCGCATGATCGGCAATTGGGCGCCGAAGCGATATTAAAAGGGTTTCTGGATGCCGGCGCCATCGGTCTTGTAACGACGCACGACCTGGCATTGGCGCGCATCGCCGACGCGCTGACGTCGCGCGCGGCAAACGTTCATTTCGAAGATCACCTTGAAGACGGCAAACTCGTGTTCGACTACCGGCTGCGTTCGGGCGTCGTGCAAAAGAGCAACGCGCTGGAACTCATGCGCGCCGTCGGGCTGGACGTATAGCCCGCAAATCGATCGGTGTTACGTTTTGGGGATTGGCACAGGCGTCGCGCCGGCGCCGCCGTCGCCCGGTCCAACTTCAATCCACTGGCACATCGCTTCGCCACCGTTCCTGTTTACGAAGCGCACTTCAATTATGCCGTGCAGCGGCTTCACGTCATTGAAGACGAGATCAACCGCCGTATTGATACCGTTCGCCGTTGCCGCGACATCCATGTCCGTCACGCGCTCCTCCCCGTTGATCAGAATCGTGACCGCGCGGAGTTTCGGATCGAGTTCGCGTGATTCGGCGAAACCGAGTCTCACGTGATAGGTTCCTGGCGCCACCGTGACGTTGGCCCAGAACTCGGGCGCATGAACGCCGTAGCGATACCGCTCCGAGTCCTTGGCGTTCGCGATGGCGAGGCGGCGGCGTTCGCTCCACCACGATTGCTTCACAATGTCCGCGTCGGCCCCGCCGCGAGCCACCCAATCGGTTGCGGGACGCCATGCGTTGCCCGCGCTATCGACAAAGTCTTCGCGTTGTGGGTATCCGAAGATCATGCGTTGGGTGTCTTTGGGGCCGCCTCCACTGCCGAAATCCGGGGTTCCGGTAGCATCGGACCACTGCACCGATTTGACGTCGAGGAACAAGCCGTCCGCTCTGGGATTGCCTGCGCCACGAGCAACAATGCGCACCGTGTGCGCCGCATTCGGAAGTCCGTTGAGGTAGTAGAGAACCTGATCTTCACGCGGCGCGGGATTCCAGCAGTCGATGGCAACGCGCTGCGGTGCGCCGTCGACATATACAACCGAAAGGCCGCCCGCGGGTCCGACACTGCCGATGATGCGAAACTGATTTCCGGTGAACCCAAATTCCAGAGACGCCCCTGCTTCTCTGCTCGATAGGCTGCCATCGGGATTCGAGCGCCAATTGCCCACTTGCGTCAACTTCTCCGCAGGCAGAGCCTGCTGGGGGTCCTCTCCCGTGACGACGATTTCGCGAAGCCCATCGCGTCGTATGGTAATCAAGAAGTCGCCGTTCGATAACGGTTGAAGGGCATATCCGGCGGAATCGAGTCGAGGCGTGGGCGTAAGCGGTTTGCCATCGGCTTCCACCTTCGTTGGGTTGAATGCCAGACGCAGGACGTCCAACGCAGGAGCAGGCGCGTCGAACGTCGTGTAGACGATGCGTCCCTTGTCATAGACGACATTGTTCACGACGCCGGTGCTGCGCATGATGTGATTTTCGCGGCTTGCGCCTTCGATGGCAGGCAGGAACGCCATGGAACTGAGGACGTGTTTCAACGCCATGGGCCCGGCGATCTTGAACCACGCGTCCGCGACAACGGGACCGCCGTCGATGTTGTCTTCGACGATACCGTTCTCATGCGTGTCGTAGGTGGCAAGAATCTGGATGCGACGGGCAAGCTCTGTGCTCCATGGACTGTCTG harbors:
- a CDS encoding DNA mismatch repair protein MutS, encoding MSQTVEPKAEYQRRLAARQETVRRLDKQDALYANLRLVVFLAALAIIAAAIWGDDRLWVWLAVPVLAFVVLVVRHDRVIRARDRARIAIAFYEHGIARIEDRWAGMGLSGEGLAPTDHLCASDLDLVGRGSLFELMCLARTRAGQQALADWLCAPAEVDEILARQKAVDELRSRLDLREDLAQFGQGVREGVHPEVLVAWATAPQAFCVARARAIATLVGAALVVSFVMLLLGVATFPFIAAIAVAWAVTRPLSKGVRNAIAAIDEPKRELAVLAMVLARLEREPVASARLKALMARITSQGQSASACIARLHRLATWHEARNNQLFTPVAALLLWDVQFACAFETWRTRHGNHVSDWLNAVGELEALCSMSAYAYEHPRDPFPEIVEEGPFFHGDELGHPLLPSATRVCNGVRLDATTRMWVVSGSNMSGKSTLLRTVGINAVLAQMGAPVCAKSLRISPLTIGATLRIQDSIHEGRSRFYAEIKRLRAVMDLTKEAKPVLFLFDEILAGTNSHDRQLGAEAILKGFLDAGAIGLVTTHDLALARIADALTSRAANVHFEDHLEDGKLVFDYRLRSGVVQKSNALELMRAVGLDV
- a CDS encoding malectin, producing PQGFMQLDIAAEMGLGLLRAYQLTGNARWFDACKHWGDLLAKNRNREPGLPPWNRYANPECITWNDTMTGGVVFLLAFFDELIRLGYTGQDGAIVEARAAGVAYLRDTLLPRWIVDDTWGRNYWDWQDPVQAENVTEFVVRYLMEHPSEFPNWKHDARNILSLFLNRTSVNPASRGDTYSGAWAFPESSNCCGRSLWYGPMELANVFAQYGSLADSPWSTELARRIQILATYDTHENGIVEDNIDGGPVVADAWFKIAGPMALKHVLSSMAFLPAIEGASRENHIMRSTGVVNNVVYDKGRIVYTTFDAPAPALDVLRLAFNPTKVEADGKPLTPTPRLDSAGYALQPLSNGDFLITIRRDGLREIVVTGEDPQQALPAEKLTQVGNWRSNPDGSLSSREAGASLEFGFTGNQFRIIGSVGPAGGLSVVYVDGAPQRVAIDCWNPAPREDQVLYYLNGLPNAAHTVRIVARGAGNPRADGLFLDVKSVQWSDATGTPDFGSGGGPKDTQRMIFGYPQREDFVDSAGNAWRPATDWVARGGADADIVKQSWWSERRRLAIANAKDSERYRYGVHAPEFWANVTVAPGTYHVRLGFAESRELDPKLRAVTILINGEERVTDMDVAATANGINTAVDLVFNDVKPLHGIIEVRFVNRNGGEAMCQWIEVGPGDGGAGATPVPIPKT